The proteins below come from a single Bombus pyrosoma isolate SC7728 linkage group LG10, ASM1482585v1, whole genome shotgun sequence genomic window:
- the LOC122572119 gene encoding integrator complex subunit 6 isoform X4 — MNELKNLQCVGLTTLGAALKHALDVLNINRMQTGIDTYGQGRCPFYLEPSVIVVITDGGKYTTNSGVNQDFTLPMHSPIPGSELTKEPFRWDQRLFSLVLRLSGTPAVERDTGLVASDSSPIDAMCEVTGGRSYCITSFRMMMQCIDSLVQKVQSGVVINFEKIGPDPPPLNNETQHADDDENEDENNTMNGTRTYLPNPTVPGNTAWHSCRRLIYVPRSAQKGFAVGFWPIPESFWPDLSASSLPARSAHPNVKFTCTSQEPMVIENLPFDKYELEPSPLTQYILARKQPTICWQVFVANSYKSSEVGHPFGYLKASTNLTCVNLFVMPYNYPVLLPLLEELFKVHRLKPTNEWRTQFQNYMRTMPTYYAASLRRALTRMGAPTPLAQTLIPDNMDNSLSYSVLNYLKRLKNQAKIEFDRLCNEVLSKQLATANMTKNLVNGSTTVTEGVRVIPRTPLKKDLVSHPLLQDKFTGLRDQLNEFGGFVVGLVRNQQRGAHSYRNAFDVPRKSLLDQVVRMRANFLQPGLLHTKLLDDDYVHSMPLAQMGNYQEYLKRMTPPLREIESAPVRQHMFGNPFKIDKRMMVDEADIDMVGATSSTSKGGLKRSLPTSDGGGSLASKPPPNKRKPGPIPKDVVVRRPSYTPTNTPPSSPVPWVDDTKNQVTPTADSNQVSSNITNSTPSVSNAPCINSPEKLVNGLAEMPTIPVFEPIPVEHTNNHMDAPPTLTPVVNNVDTPKSEVKTEKTENVKNECNNLPLNDCVENSVKVENSVDERLSNHVEEKRESKVEKDKVLTKKELEDIRRHNLSVRELVYKEVRRRGTNYETLFSHLHQIQGTLDIRLAFLRDIVKESLRFKRRNLASLLEDHLKNLQEDNWTVNHKVNHNGATKIS, encoded by the exons ATGAACGAgcttaaaaatttacaatgtgTTGGGCTAACAACACTAGGTGCTGCTTTGAAACATGCTTTAGATGTTTTAAACATAAATCGTATGCAAACTGGCATAGATACATATGGACAGGGAAGATGTCCCTTTTATTTGGAACCATCAGTAATTGTTGTGATTACAGATGGAGGAAAATATACGACTAATAGTGGAGTTAATCAAGAT TTTACACTACCGATGCACTCTCCTATACCTGGATCTGAACTAACCAAGGAGCCATTTAGATGGGATcaaagattattttctttggtACTTCGTTTATCTGGAACTCCGGCTGTCGAGAGGGATACAGGTTTAGTGGCAAGTGATTCATCTCCTATAGATGCTATGTGTGAAGTTACTGGAG GTCGTTCATATTGTATAACATCTTTTAGAATGATGATGCAATGTATAGACTCTTTGGTACAAAAGGTTCAGTCTGGTGtggtaataaatttcgaaaaaattggACCAGATCCTCCACctttaaataatgaaacacaACATGCAGACGATGATGAAAATGaggatgaaaataatacaatgaatggaACACGGACGTATCTTCCTAATCCAACAGTACCAGGAAACACAGCATGGCATTCTTGTAGAAGACTGATTTATGTCCCAAGATCTGCTCAGAAAGGCTTTGCTGTGGGATTCTGGCCGATACCTGAAAGTTTCTGGCCTGATTTAAGTGCTAGTTCTTTGCCGGCTAGATCGGCACATCcgaatgtaaaatttacttgCACCAGTCAAGAGCCTATGGTGATAGAAAATCTTCCATTCGATAAATATGAATTAGAACCAAGTCCGTTGACGCAGTACATATTAGCCAGAAAACAACCGACAATTTGTTGGCAAGTTTTTGTGGCGAATTCTTATAAATCAAGTGAAGTGGGTCATCCATTTGGATATTTAAAAGCAAGCACTAATTTAACGTGcgtaaatttatttgtcatGCCTTACAACTATCCAGTACTTTTGCCTTTATTGGAAGAACTGTTTAAAGTGCATAGATTGAAACCAACGAATGAATGGCGAacacaatttcaaaattacatgAGAACAATGCCTACTTATTATGCAGCA TCCCTCAGGAGAGCTTTAACTAGAATGGGTGCACCTACACCATTAGCTCAAACATTAATACCTGATAATATGGATAATTCGTTATCCTATAGCgtcttaaattatttaaaacggTTAAAAAATCAAGctaaaattgaatttgacAGACTATGTAATGAAGTTCTTTCCAAACAACTTGCTACTGCCAATATGACAAAAAATTTAGTGAATGGTAGTACAACAGTAACAGAAGGTGTGAGAGTTATTCCTAGGACtcctttaaaaaaagatttg GTGTCACATCCATTATTACAAGATAAATTTACCGGATTGAGGGATCAATTAAATGAATTCGGTGGTTTTGTAGTCGGATTAGTTAGAAATCAGCAACGTGGTGCGCATAGTTATAGGAACGCATTTGACGTTCCACGAAAATCTTTGTTAGATCAAGTTGTTAGAATGCGAGCCAACTTCCTGCAACCTGGATTGCTGCATACAAAATTACTTGATGATGATTACGTTCACTCAATGCCCCTAGCACAAATGGGAAATTATcaagaatatttgaaacgtaTGACTCCACCATTGAGAGAAATAGAAAGTGCTCCAGTTAGACAACATATGTTTG GTAATCCATTcaaaatagataaaagaatGATGGTCGACGAAGCGGATATTGATATGGTTGGTGCAACATCTTCAACTTCCAAGGGCGGTCTTAAACGTAGCTTGCCTACATCGGATGGAGGAGGGTCGCTTGCGTCGAAACCACCGCCAAATAAACGAAAACCGGGTCCAATTCCTAAAGATGTAGTCGTACGGAGACCGTCGTATACGCCTACGAATACTCCACCGAGTTCGCCAGTACCATGGGTTGACGATACGAAAAATCAAGTGACCCCAACTGCCGACTCGAATCAAGTTTCatcaaatataacaaattctaCACCTAGTGTATCAAATGCGCCGTGTATTAATTCGCCGGAGAAATTAGTAAATGGCCTTGCAGAAATGCCAACAATACCAGTTTTTGAACCAATTCCAGTGGAACATACTAACAATCACATGGATGCTCCACCAACTTTAACACCGGTAGTTAATAATGTTGATACACCTAAGAGCGAAGTAAAAACCgaaaaaacggaaaatgttaaGAATGAGTGTAACAATCTACCTCTTAATGATTGTGTTGAAAATAGTgtgaaagttgaaaattcGGTTGATGAACGATTGTCTAATCATGTCGAAGAAAAACGTGAGTCCAAAGTAGAAAAAGACAAAGTTTTGACGAAAAAAGAATTGGAAGATATTAGAAGACATAATTTGTCCGTTCGAGAACTTGTATATAAGGAAGTGCGAAGAAGAGGTACAA ATTATGAAACACTATTTTCACATTTACACCAAATTCAAGGGACTCTAGATATACGACTTGCATTTTTGCGAGATATTGTGAAAGAATCATTACGATTTAAAAGACGTAATTTGGCATCATTACTAGAAGatcatttgaaaaatctaCAAGAAGATAACTGGACTGTAAACCATAAGGTGAATCACAATGGTGCCACAAAAATAAGTTAA